A genome region from Methylorubrum populi includes the following:
- the tnpB gene encoding IS66 family insertion sequence element accessory protein TnpB (TnpB, as the term is used for proteins encoded by IS66 family insertion elements, is considered an accessory protein, since TnpC, encoded by a neighboring gene, is a DDE family transposase.) gives MIGPTGAVRVMVATKPVDFRKGADGLAALVRESLGADPFSGAVYVFRARRADRIKLVYFDGTGVCLLSKRLEDGTFCWPAVTDGVVRLTAAQLQALLEGLDWRRVHTVRPAPVPVAAS, from the coding sequence GTGATCGGGCCGACGGGCGCGGTGCGCGTCATGGTGGCCACGAAGCCGGTGGACTTCCGTAAGGGCGCGGACGGTCTGGCGGCGCTGGTGCGCGAGAGCCTGGGCGCCGACCCGTTCAGCGGCGCGGTCTACGTCTTCCGCGCGCGGCGTGCCGACCGGATCAAGCTCGTCTACTTCGACGGTACCGGGGTGTGCCTGCTGTCGAAGCGGCTGGAGGACGGGACGTTCTGCTGGCCGGCTGTCACCGACGGGGTGGTGCGGCTCACGGCGGCGCAGCTGCAGGCCCTCCTGGAAGGGCTCGACTGGCGGCGCGTGCACACGGTTCGGCCGGCGCCCGTGCCGGTGGCCGCGAGCTGA
- a CDS encoding winged helix-turn-helix domain-containing protein: protein MARLSIRIDLGPDWRIGPGKVQLLEAIAEHGSISAAGRALGMSYRRAWLLVEDMNKGFGRPVIEAQIGGKAGGGARLSAFGTDVVAHYRAIERAAEKAAAPFLARLTQPADPAA, encoded by the coding sequence ATGGCCCGCTTGAGCATCCGCATCGATCTCGGACCGGATTGGCGGATCGGGCCGGGCAAGGTTCAGCTCCTCGAAGCGATCGCCGAGCACGGCTCGATCTCCGCGGCGGGTCGGGCGCTGGGCATGTCCTACCGCCGCGCCTGGCTCTTGGTCGAGGACATGAACAAGGGCTTCGGGCGCCCGGTGATCGAAGCGCAGATCGGCGGCAAGGCGGGTGGCGGTGCCCGGCTCTCGGCCTTCGGCACCGACGTCGTCGCGCATTACCGGGCGATCGAGCGCGCCGCCGAGAAGGCGGCCGCACCGTTCCTCGCCCGCCTGACGCAACCGGCCGACCCGGCCGCGTAG